A single region of the Solwaraspora sp. WMMD406 genome encodes:
- a CDS encoding oxidoreductase, translating into MTTSQNDTDTAFTIDSTAADVLADVDLHGKLAVVTGGYSGLGLATTRALAGAGASVVVPARRPSVAQDALAGLDGVEVGELDLGDLDSVGTFADRFLASGRAIDIMINNAGVMACPETRVGPGWEAQFATNHLGHYALVNQLWPAIVAGGAARVVAVSSGVSPTGVIRWEDVHFEQGYDKWAAYAQSKLANALFAAQLDALGRSAGVRAFSVHPGYILTPLQRHLAKAEMIAAGWIDEAGTPLLAEFRAPEQGAATQVWAATAPQLTEVGGAYLMTCAVARRFDTTEDLEQAARLWAYSAELTGVDAFAASA; encoded by the coding sequence ATGACGACATCACAGAACGACACAGACACCGCTTTCACCATCGACAGCACCGCCGCCGACGTGCTCGCCGACGTCGATCTGCACGGCAAGCTGGCCGTCGTCACCGGTGGGTACTCGGGCCTGGGTCTGGCGACGACCCGGGCGCTGGCCGGAGCGGGCGCGTCCGTTGTCGTCCCGGCCCGGCGTCCGTCCGTCGCACAGGACGCGCTCGCCGGTCTCGACGGTGTCGAGGTCGGCGAGCTCGACCTTGGTGACCTTGACAGCGTGGGTACGTTCGCGGACCGGTTCCTGGCGTCGGGCCGCGCGATCGACATCATGATCAACAACGCTGGCGTCATGGCCTGCCCGGAGACGCGGGTCGGACCGGGTTGGGAGGCGCAGTTCGCGACCAACCACCTGGGACACTACGCACTGGTCAACCAGCTCTGGCCGGCGATCGTCGCCGGCGGTGCCGCGCGGGTCGTCGCGGTGTCGTCGGGTGTCAGCCCGACGGGAGTCATCCGCTGGGAAGACGTGCACTTCGAGCAGGGCTACGACAAGTGGGCGGCGTACGCCCAGTCGAAGCTGGCCAACGCTCTGTTCGCGGCGCAACTCGACGCGCTGGGACGATCGGCCGGAGTACGCGCGTTCTCGGTGCATCCCGGATACATCCTCACCCCGCTGCAGCGTCACCTCGCCAAGGCGGAGATGATCGCCGCCGGCTGGATCGACGAGGCGGGCACGCCACTGCTCGCCGAGTTCCGGGCTCCCGAGCAAGGTGCCGCGACCCAGGTGTGGGCCGCGACCGCACCGCAGCTCACCGAGGTGGGCGGTGCCTATCTCATGACCTGCGCCGTGGCCCGGCGCTTCGACACCACCGAGGACCTGGAGCAGGCGGCCCGGTTGTGGGCGTACTCTGCCGAACTGACCGGGGTCGACGCGTTCGCCGCGTCAGCGTAG